The sequence GTTTTTCCCCTGGTTCGTGACGAGGATGTACTCCGGGAAGAACTCGATAGCGGCGTAGACCGTGAGGATAATGAACGCGATCGTCAGTGCGAGAACCCAGCCACCCGGGTTCAGTAAGCTCACTGCGAGGACTGTCAGGATTAGAATCGCCGTAATCGTCTGTCCAAGATTCATAGCCGGACCCCCGCGAGCGGCGTGAGCCAGAGCAAGTCGAAGTTGAAGTTGAACAGGTCCGACCAGCTCGAGGCGTACGAGCGCCACTCGTGTTTCGCCTTGTCGATCGAGTTCGGGTTCGCCGTGAACTCGACCTCAATGTCTCCCTTGTCGTAGCCATCCGTATCGAAGTGGAACTGGACGGCCGCCCCACCGTCGACGGTTCGGTAAAACGCTGGGTCGGCACTGTCGGTCGTGATTGGGCGCCACTCACCGTCGTTGATCTGGTAGACGGCAGTCCACTCGTCGATCGACTGTCCATCGCTGTGTTCGAGCGGGACGGTGACGATCGACCCCTCGCTCGAGTTGATCTGATAGGTTCGTTGCTCGAGCGAGTCGTCTTTCAGCGGCGCCGTAATTCGATCGAGGACACCGCCACTGGTCTGCTCGTCTTTCCAGGCGATGCCGAGGACGCGCATCCGGTTCGGTGCGAACGTCAACTCGTCTTCGGCGTCGATCCGGAACGTGATCTCCGTGTAGGACTGGTCGGTGTCGAAATCGTGGACGTTTCGCCACATTGAGTCAGTGTCACCGTCAGCGGCCGAGACCTCGCCGACCTCTGCGGGCGGAATGGTCTCAGGATGGACTTTGACGGTCATGTCGACACAGTAGTTGTTGGGGTTCTCGACCGACAGGCGGACGAACGCGTCCGTCTCCTCGAGCGTCGTCTTCACGTTCCGGTCAGTCGATTCGATGACGCCGTGTTCCTCGAAGTCGGTCGCGTAGCTATCGTCGGAGAGGTAGTCGTGGGTGACGTCGGCGCAGATCCGTTCCTCGTCGTCCTCCTGGGCGAACGCCGTTCCGGCGACGAACACCACACTCGAGAGGAGACAGACCGTCAGTCCCAGTACTACGAGGCCGCGAACCGAGACGAGGCCGCGTCGTCGTTCCGAAGGCGAGCGCCCCGGGATGAGGCGGAGATACAGACCGTGAACCCACTCGCCGAACTTCCCCGACCAGAGCCACGACATGCCGTCACGGAGGTCCTCAACGGGGAGGATGACGCTCGCCACGATGAACGCTCCGACGCCCGCGAGGGCGGCGATCACCCATGCGTCGCTTGCCGCAGAGGCGATGGCGAACAGGAAAAACAGCGCTACGACGAGCACCTTCCCGATCACGACGAACACCGACCGCTCGGCTCGGCGGATGGCGTTCGCAATATCAGTTCGCCGGCCACGGCCTCGAGGACCGCTCCCCGATCCTTTCCAGGGCATTAGTCATCCCCTCGACGAATGCGGTACTTTCCACTCTTTTTCATTCCCGGGAGCGATGCTGATTTGGCCCGGTCGTATTTGTTGCCGAACCACTCGTTCCACCGGAGGATGCCAATCAACAGGAAGATTCCCCAGAAGAACACGAACACGGCCGTCACGAGGCCGGTGAACAGGCCCGTGAAGATCGACCACCCGATGAGGATGATCGATCCTTTGACCTGTTCTTCGGCGGTCCCGAACCCCAGCGCCTGGGGGAGTGCCCTGACTGTGAGGTCGAGGAACCAGTCCGGAAGGAAGTCTGACAGCGATACCTCACCGATGAATTTGCGTGCGTTTTTGATGATTCCCATGTTGGTCACCTCTTTTTTCGCGGTCCCGGAGATCCCCGCCCTCGACCGGGGATGAGCTTGCCGAGGAACCAGCGAAGTCGCCGGAATTGTGTCTGAAACCAGTTCTCATGTGCGCGATGGCCGTGGTCGGCCTGTTCCCGGTAATCGAGTTTCGAGAACCGCCCCTCGCGATCGCGCTTACGTCGCTTCCGGGCCATTAGTTCCCGAGAAGGAGCTGGAGGACGTGTTCGGCATCCTCGCCGAAACGCAGGTAGTTGAAGTACTTCCCCTGGAGTTCGCTGATATACTCCTGGTCGGGGAGTTCGTGTCCCTCGCCGTCCTCGCCGATGAACGTCTGGCGGAACTCGAGGAGTTCGTCCGGCGCCGACTCAGCAGCCTGGTTCCGGATTTCGAGGTGGTAGTCGGCGTCGTCGACTTCGCCATCGTGCCACTCGAGGTGGTCGAACGTCTCCGTCTCGTCGTCATACCCGACCTCGATATGGGTCTCGTACGGCTCGAACGGATCTGGAAGAACACGCCGCGTCTGTGCGACCGTGACGTTGATGTTCGCCGCCCCGATCGGCTGGACGTCGTACTCGTCGGTGAGCCAGTTCCCATACGAGACCCACGCGTCGGCATTCGCGTTGAACTCGTTTTGCATCGCCCCGGCTAGTCGTTCCGGGTCCTCTCGGCGCCCGATCGTCCCGAACGCCGAGGACATCATTCCGGAAAAAAACGCCCAGTTATCCCCGCCTTCTGCGACGCCGTCGGCGAGGATACCCTGTCTCGATTCGGTCTCGGTCTGTGCGCTAACCGGCGTCGCGAAGCCTGCGGAAGCCACCGCAAGTCCGGACAACCGGAGGAACCGTCGTCTGCTGGTGTTGGGTTTCATTGTGGTATGCGCCCGGCGGGATTTGAACCCGCTCCTGCGGGGCGCGAAAGGTACGGAAGAGGTGAGTGGTGAGCAGTCGGCGGGAGCCGGTCGTCGAAGGTGGAAACGCCCTGTGAAAAGCAGGGCGGGCCAACACCACCCCCAAGCCCCGATACTTAGAGCGCGCCTCGAGACGAGGGCGCGGACTATCTACTCCGAGGCACGGCCGGTCCGGCACTCGACTGGAACGCGATCGAGATCGGCGGCCAGCCGTTCGGCCTCCTCGAAGGCTGCCTCCCGCTCGAGAGGCGCCTCCGTGACTCGTCGGGAGCGGCCGTCAGGCGTCTGGTGGTGAACGTGCCAGCCAGCCGTGAGCGACGTTGAGCGGGCGACGACGCGCTCTTCCGTCTCCTTGCCGTCGGCACGCGTCCAGATTTTGCGGAAGACGCTGTTTTCGTCACGAACAAAGTCGCCGTCTACCTCAAGCGGGTCGATCGTCGGGAAGCCGATCTGCTCGGAGACCGTGTTGACGAGCTCGGCGAGTGCGTCCGATTTGGTCCGCTCGGTCGTTCGGGAAACGGTACTGTGCTGCCGGGTGGCTGGCTGGGTAGCCATAGGCGCTCTCGAGGAGTCGAACCTCTAACTCGGCCTGAGTACCGAAAGAACGCGTTCCGCTGGTGGTCGTGAGTCTGTGCTTAGGCCGAGAGTCGGCGCCGCGAGACGACGAGGCCGCCCGCGATGAGCGCCCCACCGAAGCCGCCGGTGAGGAAGCCGCCCAGGTACGGCACGTTGTGCATCGAGATGCCGTAGGACTGGAGCATCGAGTAGCCCAGGTCCTGGAGCGTGCTGGCGTCGACGTCCTGGCCGGAGATGAGCGAGACGTCGACGGTCTCCTCGCCTTCGTGGTCGTCGCCGAGGTTGACGTCCATCTCTCCGCCCTCGTGGGCGACGATGTAGCTGTCGTTCTCGTCGACCTCGTCGCCGGTGATCTTCTCACCGGCTTCGCCCTTGAAGACGTAGACGGGCTCATCGTCGAGGCTCGAGAGCATCAGGAGGCCGACGCGGTCGCCGTCCTCGGCGTTCTCGAGTGAGGCGTCCAGCACGTCCGCGACGTCGCCGTCAGCGTAGACCTTGACGTCGGTGTTCTGGCCGTCGATGCCGATCTCGTCCTCGATCTCGGCCTGGTCCTCGAGGTCGTTGTTCCAGAGCGCGAGACTGGAGAGTGAGAACCAGCCGTCGTCTTCTTCCGCCTGCTCGAACTCGGTCAGGAGCGTGCTGTCGCTCGAGTCGATGTGGCGAACCGCGTGCGTGTTCGCGAACTCGAGGTCGACGGTGAACGTCTCCATCGCCGTCGTCTCGTTGCCGTCGGCGTCTTCTCCCCAGACGTTGACCGTGATGGTCGTGTTCTGGAGGGCGTCACCGGGCAACTTTTCGAGCTCGTCGTGGCTCAGGTTGAGCGTCTGGCTCGTTGCCGTGCCGTTGTCGATCGCGTCCTCGAGGGCGGCGTACTCAGTTCCGTCGTACGTGACGTTGAGGTGTGCCGTATCGGTTCCGTCGGTGTCGAAGTCGGTCCCGTCGGCCGTGATATCGTACTCGAGGTGATCAGATTCGTTCGCCTCGAAGCCGGTGACGAGATCGGTGTCGTCGCCGGCGAGGGTGGTTGTTTCTGCTGCTGCGAAGCCTGCGAACGCTACCATGCCGCCCGTGATAACCGATAGGACGAGCAGGAGCGTTGCGAGTCGCTTGAAGGTTGCTCTCATTGGAGTGTTGTGAAGGAAGGGTGTAGTTGGAAGTCGGTGCTCGAGTGGGTGTCTCGCCTCAGCCGTACGGAGGCGGGACCCCTCCAGACTGGTAATTGAGTGGTGTCATGCTCGGATCAACTCGTCGTGGTCGCTGTCCCGCCAGTCGAGCGCGACTCGAAGCCATGCCATCCGGGCATCTCTCGTGCCGTCTTTCCACCAGTATCCCCGTTCTTCGGCGTGCCACGGGTCGGTGACGGATTCGAGATCCGCATTTCGCCAGACGTCGCGATCGCGCCATCGGGGATGGGCCTCGAGAAACGACTCCAGGCCAGTGAACGTCGACGGAAGCACGCCCCGATCCTCGTGCACGAGTTGGTAGTGGTGGTGAGGAGAGACGACATCGAGGACCGGGTGGGTCTCGGCGGCCGTCGCGTCGGCCACGAGTTCGATTTCATCTTTGGATTTCGAGACGCCGTAGTGGTGGTATCCCGAGTACAGGATACGTTTCACCTCGCCAGTCTGTCGATCGGCGAACAACGCGTAGGGCTCGTGGTCGCCCAGGTGGCTGTCCCTCGCGAAGATATCGCCGAGAAACGGGATGGCGTCGATGCTCGAGTCCTGGTGGGTGTATCTGGCCCAGAACAAATAGACGCGTTCGTCGTATTCGGCGCTGTCCATCCAACACCCATAGAACCCGAGCAATGCCGCCCGGTCGGCGGGCGTCGTGACGAGCTTCGGCTGATAGGGCTCGAGGGACTCGACATCGTCACCGGCGGCGACGACGTGATCCGGGAGCCAGTCACCCTCTTGAGCCGACGCCGTCGACCCGACGAGTGCGGTCCCGACGAGCGCGGCGCCCGCAGTGAGGATCTGGCGGCGTGTGCGTGACATGGATTAGAATCGCTGTTGGGCGCTCGCGAGTAGTCGCGGGTACATCCCGCCCGAGAGCGTCGAGTACGCGACGCCTCGAGTCTCGGCCTCGTCGGTCATGGCCTCTGCCTGTGGCGTGTCGGGTTCGGTGCCCGCGAGGAGTGCTTCGGCGTCGGGCATCCCGTGGCCGATCTCCTCTTCGGCGGCGTTCGGGATGGGTGCGGCCGTCCGGTGGAGGCCCTCGCGCACGGTCTCGAAGTCCGTTCCCGGATTTTCGGCCAGGTAAAGACCGATCACGCCCGCGACGACCGGCGCCGCCATCGACGTCCCGGTCAGCGTCTCGAGTGAGTCGCTTCCGGACGGTTGTGGGACCTGCGCCGTGAGCTTGCAGCCCGGGGCGCCAATGTCGGGCATCGCGCCTTGCGTCTCGCCACCGGAGTTGTCCGATATTCCGTTGTGAGGTCCGATGTTCGAGTAGTACGCCGACCGGGACTCGCTGGGGAGCGCTGCCGTCGTCGATCCGACGGCGATCGTCTGCTCGCTCGAGGCCGGATGAGAGAGCCATCGGGACATCTGACGGTCGTTGCCGTTCGCTGCGACCGGGATAGTTCCCTGTTCGACGGCGTACTCGAGGGCGTTCTGGATAGCCTGGGAGAACTGGAACGATCCGAGTGAGAGGCACATCACGTCCGCGCCTTCGTCGGCGGCGTGTCGGATGCCGGCCGCGATATCGTCGATCGTTCCCTGTCCGTCCTCGAGCGCCTTACACCCGAGGACGTCGGCAGCGGGAAGGAAGCCCGCGTAGTCGCCCGTGAGTTCCGAGGCCATACAGGAAGCGACCCAGCTACCGTGTCCGTCAGTGTCCTCGACGGCATCGGTTCCGGTCGCGTCGCCGTCCGTGAAGTCCGTCGAGGTCGAGAGTAACCGACTCTCGGGGATGGCCTCGCCGTAGTTGACGCCGGTGTCGACCACGCCGATCGTGAGGCCCGAGGTATCCACGGTGACCGCGTCCGCCCGCGTGTGCGTGTGAACGTTGCCGATCGGGCCTTCCTGCATGTCCGAGTCGAAGGCGACGCCTGACTTCGAGAGCGCGCCCTCGCCGAAGACCTTGAGGTAATTCTGGGTGCCGAACCCGGTTCCCGACCAGGCGTTCGAGCCCGCTGGTTCGATCGGGTCCGCCAGCGAGATCGTCCGGTTGAGTTCGACGCTTTCGACGTAGCTCAGATGCGCGAGGCCGTTTCCGAAGGCCCGGTCGCGCTGCCGGATGCCGATATCGCCCGGAGGGGCGACGATCGTGACCGTCCCCGAGGCCGCGTGTTCTCGAGACTCGAGCCACGAGACGTTGTCGTAGCCTTCGACGTCCTCTCTGAACTCCTCGAGGCTGTCGGGTTCGACCGAGACGATGAACCCGTAACGCCCCTCGGAGTAGCTCACGGCATCGTCCGGCGGTGACCACCAGAGTTCGCGGTCGGCCGGTGCGATGCTGGCGAGTGGGAGTGTTCCGACTCCGAGGAGATACTGTCTGCGAGTGTACTGAGTCATGCGGTCACCCCCTGTGTCGCGGTAGGCTCGAGGCCAACCGTCGGCGCCGTCGTCGTGGTCGCGGATGTCTGGACGACTTCGGCGGCGATCGTCACGCCGCTATCGACGAGCGAGCCGAGGAAGCCGAGGAACGGAATCGAAATCCCGTGCGTGTAGCGACTCATCCGGTGGAACGCCCGGTCGAGCAGATTCGGATCGGTGTTCGCCTCGAGGGAGAGCTGGCCCGAGTCGTCGGTGTGAGTCACCAGGATGGCTTTCCCGTCGCGTTCGGTCACCTCGCCGTAGCGGGTATCGCCATCCCAGGTGATCGGGCCGTTGCCGGTGAACAGCGTCCCCTCTGGCAAGTTGTTGAGGTGCCAGTAGACCTGGACGTGCTTTCCGATCTGGCGTTCATCGCCCTCCGTCACGACCGAGAGGTCGACGTTGTGCGTATCGCCCTCGAGCGCGTTGTCCAGTCGGAGGTGGATCTCGGCGGGCGTGCTATCGGAATCCTCGACGAACGCGTCGATCTGGAGTCCGTCACTGTCGTCGATTCGCGCACTCGAGAGGTGCTCGCCCACGACGGCGTGTTTGCCCATCGGTGAGTCGCCAATCCGGATCGTTGCCGGGTCCGAGTGTGGGTTCTGTCCCGCGCGGACGCGCTCGGCGACGACGAACGTATCACCGGTCGTGCTCTCGAGCGTGAACCGGACGAGATGCGTGCCTTTGCCGGCGGTCTTGAACCGGGCGCGGTTCCCGTCGATCTCGCTCTCGAGTTGGTTGCCTTCGGGACCGAAGACCTCGACTGACTGGATGCCCGCGTACTCGCTGTCGGGTGCGGGATTTACGCCTGCCGAGATTCGTTCATCGGGGCCGGGGCTAAGAGTCGACCACTGGACCGACTCGATCGTCGGGAGCGTGCCGTCAAAGGCCGGGTTCTGGATCGGCGTCGAGCCGCTGCCGACGCCTTCCGAGCCCGCGAGTTCGATCTCGAGGTCGCCAGCCGAGAAGTCCTCGGCGACCGGATATCCGTCGACTACGACCGCCTGGCTGCCGATGCCGGTCGACTCCATCGAGATGTACTCCTCGCCGATCGGGACGCGCTCGCCGTCGGCGTTGCGCACCAGGAGGACGACGTCGTCTTCGTCGGCCCAGCTCGGGACCGGGATTTCCGCGAAGAGTTCGCCATCCTCGATCTCGCCGTTGCCGCCACCGAGATTGATCTCGTTCTGGTTGTTGAGTTCCTCGCGGATCGCCTCCAGCTCCTCACGGAGTTCCTCGTTCGTGAGGTTCTCATCGGGGTCCGAGAGGTCACGTCCGAGCGCTTCCTCGATCGCATCCCGGAGGTCCTCGTTGTCCTCGATTATCCTCTGGTATTCCTCGTGTATCTGCTCGAGGCGTTCCTCGTTCATCTCGGTCAGCATCTCTTCCCACTGGTTCATCAACTCCGTCGAAGACTGGTTCAGATACTGCTCGAAGAGTTCCTGGAGGCGTTTCTCGTATTCCTCCATGTCCTCGAGCGGGAGGCCATCGACGCGATGGACCGTCACATCCGCGTCGGGGTTCTCCTGCGTTGTGTCGACGCGATTGGTCTCCATCGGGAGGTAGTATGTCCCGTTGTAGCCGTCGAGGCGGTACTGACGGAGATCGTCGATCGTCACGTCCGCGAATGATGGATTGGTCGTGTCACTCTGAGACTCGAGCATCTGTAGGATTCCGTCGTCGGCCC is a genomic window of Natronosalvus halobius containing:
- a CDS encoding twin-arginine translocation signal domain-containing protein, producing the protein MKPNTSRRRFLRLSGLAVASAGFATPVSAQTETESRQGILADGVAEGGDNWAFFSGMMSSAFGTIGRREDPERLAGAMQNEFNANADAWVSYGNWLTDEYDVQPIGAANINVTVAQTRRVLPDPFEPYETHIEVGYDDETETFDHLEWHDGEVDDADYHLEIRNQAAESAPDELLEFRQTFIGEDGEGHELPDQEYISELQGKYFNYLRFGEDAEHVLQLLLGN
- a CDS encoding S8 family peptidase; protein product: MTQYTRRQYLLGVGTLPLASIAPADRELWWSPPDDAVSYSEGRYGFIVSVEPDSLEEFREDVEGYDNVSWLESREHAASGTVTIVAPPGDIGIRQRDRAFGNGLAHLSYVESVELNRTISLADPIEPAGSNAWSGTGFGTQNYLKVFGEGALSKSGVAFDSDMQEGPIGNVHTHTRADAVTVDTSGLTIGVVDTGVNYGEAIPESRLLSTSTDFTDGDATGTDAVEDTDGHGSWVASCMASELTGDYAGFLPAADVLGCKALEDGQGTIDDIAAGIRHAADEGADVMCLSLGSFQFSQAIQNALEYAVEQGTIPVAANGNDRQMSRWLSHPASSEQTIAVGSTTAALPSESRSAYYSNIGPHNGISDNSGGETQGAMPDIGAPGCKLTAQVPQPSGSDSLETLTGTSMAAPVVAGVIGLYLAENPGTDFETVREGLHRTAAPIPNAAEEEIGHGMPDAEALLAGTEPDTPQAEAMTDEAETRGVAYSTLSGGMYPRLLASAQQRF